TTTCTGAGATTGGCCAATTCTTTTTTTCTGACATATATAAAATCTTTAATGACAATCCAATGCAAGGTGTAAAAACAATACAGTACGGTAGCATATAAATGCTGATAAGCATGGATTCTTCTTTTGGGATGATGTGCAGACAGCCGTAAAAAAATATTATCATCAATATCCGCATCACAGCCATCCACATTGGGAAATACATGATGGGATGCAATATGTCTTGTTCTCCACAGTCTTGCATTCACTCCCTGCAGATTAAATGTGATATAATAAATAATCTGATTCACCTTTTTATACCTGGAAAATGTATTGTGTACACAATCATGAGCACAATTAAAAGCCAATAGTATTCCCGTAAGCCCCAGGACAATATAATTCAAAGCTACTGCCCAATTCTTATCTTCCATATAAGGATTAAAAAGATTAGCATATAGCAGCAGGAAGCTCAAAGAATAAAACAGAAATTTCACAATCATTAATCTGCCTGCCTTTTTTGTCACTTCATCTGTCAGTAATACTTTCACCTCTTCGCGCAATTCTGAATAGAAAGGAGAGGTTGCCTTTTTAAATCTGATTTTTGGTTTCATAATCATTGTATTAATTATTTAAAAGACGAGATTAATTCCTACACCGTAACGGAATCCTTTGATAGGAAAAGGTTTATAGGTATTATATTCGAAATTGTACCCGAATTCTGCACACAAGAAGTGGTAGAAGTTGATTCCTGCCTTGGGCGAAACTGCATAAGGTGAAACTCCCGCGCCTGCATATAAAGAGGATACCTCTGCGCCATCCTGAAAGGAAACAACTTTTCTGAAATAATCAAACTCCGGAATCACCAGTAATCTTCTTTCATCCCACCAGTTAAAGTGGCCTCTTAAGCTGTAGTAATTTTTATCACCATCAGTAAGTTTCGTTCCTATTGACAGGAATGCCTTGTTATCCAGTGAAGTCCCTTCAATTCTGGTGCTGAGAAGAATGACCAGCCATTTTTTCTCTTTGACTTCTTCAAATTGGGCTTTCAGAAAGCCACATAGAAATATTGCGGTGATGACAACGAACTTTTTCATAACGCCTGATTTGTTTTTTGTTTCTTGAAATTCCAGTTGATGAGAGGGAGTTTTCTCCTTCCGTTTTCATTCCATCCACCAATCTGTATTCCTCTGAAATCCTTGCATTTATTATACAGACCGATCTGTATTCCCCTGCATTTCTGCCCGATATTGGCTAATGGTGCTACAGAAACCCCTTTCATCTCATGATGCAGATTAAAAAATGGAGAAACAGACATCCCGTGGGTTACCGCATAGGTATTCACATTACTCGATATATTGATCTCTAGACCATTGGTGACCGTGGGTTCCATATTGATCAGTGAAAGCTGAAGTCCGTTAATGGTATTCATCTTTTCGCGGGGAAGAATTACATAATCATTATTAAGATTCCAATGATCCGGCTGTAAAGTAAAAAGCATTAATGGAGGAAGGAAAATACCCATAACGTTGAATCCCATCCCTAATCCATTTACTTTTTTAGGTTTAAAATGATCTTCTTCATCATAATATTTAAATAGAATTCCGTTGACGTTCTTGACATTCTTTGAAGGTGAAGCTGCAATTAATCTCGGTTTCAAAGAATCTGCTTTTAAACTGTCTGATGCATATATCAGGCTACTGAATAAAAGAACTGCTGCTAATAAAATTCGTGTTTTCATAACTCGTTATTTTAAAATTACAGTTCAAAATTATCAGCGAAAGGCTCAGTTCCGAATGTGAAAAAAAATTAAAAAAAATACTACATTTGTGAAAATCACAAAACTATGCACCAGGAAGCTCTCCTCAAGGAAATCCGAAGAAAAATCGGTGAAAAATCTTTAAATGATGAAATTGCCAACATCCTTAATATCAGCTACGATGCAGCTCACAGAAGAACTTCTTTGAAAGCGAAGTTTAGTTTTGAGGAAGCACTGGAACTAGCCAAATACTATCAGATCTCACTGGATCAGTTTCTGGGAACGGAAAACCAGTTGGTAGTCAAAAGAACACAGCCTGTAAAAACTACCGAAGATCTTCTCAACTACTTCGAGAACTCTTTAAAGATTTTGAATGTTTTTCAGAATATTACCAATTCTAAAGTATTTTATTCAGCAAAAGACATCCCGTTTTTTTATACGATTTCAGATTCAGTGCTGTCCCGTTTCAAATTTTATGTCTGGATGAATCTCCTGAACCAGGATAAATT
This region of Chryseobacterium culicis genomic DNA includes:
- a CDS encoding fatty acid desaturase family protein, with the protein product MKPKIRFKKATSPFYSELREEVKVLLTDEVTKKAGRLMIVKFLFYSLSFLLLYANLFNPYMEDKNWAVALNYIVLGLTGILLAFNCAHDCVHNTFSRYKKVNQIIYYITFNLQGVNARLWRTRHIASHHVFPNVDGCDADIDDNIFLRLSAHHPKRRIHAYQHLYATVLYCFYTLHWIVIKDFIYVRKKELANLRNQRHSIMSVAEVILLKLAYFSYMLILPVLFTDIPMLTVIVSFIIMHVTISLFFVLTLIISHLSLETDFPKADDKGYLPYDYYEHQLAVSLDYHPTSRLANWIFGGFNSHAAHHLFPGLPHTVYTIITPAIRKAAARSNFPYHEKSIVKAVVSHYRYLKKLSK
- a CDS encoding LA_2272 family surface repeat-containing protein, which translates into the protein MKTRILLAAVLLFSSLIYASDSLKADSLKPRLIAASPSKNVKNVNGILFKYYDEEDHFKPKKVNGLGMGFNVMGIFLPPLMLFTLQPDHWNLNNDYVILPREKMNTINGLQLSLINMEPTVTNGLEINISSNVNTYAVTHGMSVSPFFNLHHEMKGVSVAPLANIGQKCRGIQIGLYNKCKDFRGIQIGGWNENGRRKLPLINWNFKKQKTNQAL